One window of Choristoneura fumiferana chromosome 13, NRCan_CFum_1, whole genome shotgun sequence genomic DNA carries:
- the Rab11 gene encoding RAS oncogene family member Rab11 (The sequence of the model RefSeq protein was modified relative to this genomic sequence to represent the inferred CDS: added 66 bases not found in genome assembly) produces the protein MGTREDEYDYLFKVVLIGDSGVGKSSLLSRFTRNEFNLESKSTIGVEFATRSIEVDGKTIKAQIWDTAGQERYRAITSAYYRGAVGALLVYDIAKHLSYENVERWLRELRDHADQNILIMLVGNKSDLRHLRSIPTEEAKAFAERNGLSFIETSALDSTNVEPAFQNILTEIYRIVSQKQMRDPPEGDVIRADAEPADVHASPDSVRRQCCQ, from the exons ATGGGCACAAGAGAGGACGAATACGATTATTTGTTCAAag TGGTACTAATAGGAGATTCGGGTGTCGGCAAATCCAGTCTTCTCTCGCGTTTCACTAGAAATGAATTCAATTTAGAGTCAAAATCTACAATAGGCGTTGAATTCGCGACAAGAAGTATAGAG ACTTCGGCGTACTACCGCGGCGCGGTCGGCGCGCTCCTTGTCTATGACATCGCGAAGCATCTCTCTTACGAGAACGTGGAGCGGTGGCTGCGCGAGCTGCGCGACCACGCCGACCAGAACATATTGATCATGCTGGTCGGGAACAAGAGTGATCTGAGGCATCTCAG ATCGATCCCAACAGAAGAGGCGAAGGCGTTCGCGGAAAGGAACGGGCTTAGTTTTATTGAAACGTCCGCTCTCGACTCCACGAACGTCGAGCCAGCATTCCAGAACATTTTAACTG AAATCTACAGGATCGTGTCGCAGAAGCAGATGCGCGACCCGCCCGAGGGCGACGTCATCCGCGCCGACGCGGAGCCGGCTGACGTGCACGCGTCGCCCGACAGCGTGCGTCGCCAGTGCTGCCAGTAG
- the mRpL1 gene encoding mitochondrial ribosomal protein L1: MAGTLFRSLLNTTLSAYKTNSSNLRDIHTSTVFYAARKGTRAKARAKKVKVEITKVGFVPRNQRNKAAKIHIPKHFDDSMKLISKDDVFPMKYYQWVVYSAEDAVKAHQETHHPTMYNEPNAFVFARVEINMEAAKQNRYVDSFMRLALLPHRFPRDEERTILAFCKTPELVKQAAEAGATTAGGTDLIKKIQEGAIKVGEYDYVIAHPNILTDLVPIRGLMKRKFPNVRSGTLDPDLLAMVEKFAAGVQYKVARDENQQNFGSVEVPIGRLNMDVKHVAENIAALLKDIQSVRPKRDGLFITRCLITSPPSTERLKIDPFVYVDRTLTQEVQDDSDDEDEAVAAAQ; this comes from the exons ATGGCTGGAACGCTCTTTC GTTCCCTGCTAAATACTACGCTATCGGCTTATAAAACGAATTCTTCCAATTTG CGTGACATACATACTTCAACAGTATTCTATGCTGCCCGCAAAGGTACCCGAGCTAAGGCTCGCGCTAAGAAGGTCAAAGTTGAAATAACCAAAGTTGGATTTGTTCCACGTAATCAGAGAAATAA AGCAGCAAAGATCCACATACCTAAACACTTTGATGACTCCATGAAGCTAATATCCAAGGATGATGTATTCCCCATGAAGTATTATCAGTGGGTGGTGTACTCTGCTGAGGATGCGGTCAAGGCTCACCAGGAGACTCACCATCCGACCATGTACAATGAGCCTAATGCTTTTGTGTTCGCGAGAGTCGAGATCAACATGGAAGCTGCTAAGCAG AATCGCTACGTGGACTCATTCATGCGTCTAGCACTCCTGCCGCACAGGTTTCCCCGGGATGAAGAGAGGACCATCCTCGCGTTCTGCAAGACCCCAGAACTGGTCAAGCAGGCCGCTGAGGCTGGCGCCACCACCGCCGGAGGAACTGATCTGATTAAGAAGATACAG GAAGGTGCAATAAAGGTCGGGGAGTACGATTACGTGATAGCCCACCCCAACATCCTGACTGACCTGGTGCCCATCCGGGGCCTGATGAAGCGCAAGTTCCCCAACGTGCGCTCCGGCACCCTGGACCCTGACCTCCTGGCCATGGTGGAGAAGTTCGCAGCCGGGGTCCAGTATAAGGTCGCGAGGGATGAGAATCAGCAGAACTTTGGGAGCGTCGAAGTGCCTATTGGGAGG CTAAACATGGATGTGAAGCATGTAGCCGAAAACATCGCGGCGCTTCTGAAGGACATACAGTCCGTAAGGCCCAAGAGGGATGGCCTTTTCATTACAAG gtgcTTGATAACGAGCCCGCCGTCCACTGAAAGGCTGAAGATAGATCCCTTCGTTTATGTAGACCGCACCTTAACGCAAGAGGTTCAAGACGACAGCGACGATGAGGACGAGGCCGTAGCCGCAGCACAGTGA
- the LOC141433881 gene encoding uncharacterized protein, whose amino-acid sequence MDKTNCSLLVISLCALLWGVAGQYEWQLRDAFDEIRGRMDRVSADNCYITHLDDLFLPSDSVSHHPDVKEININPVFPNRTAMLHLHNMAMNRAFFWSYVLQSRFIRPAINDTYDPGMMYYFLSSVADVSANPYINASAIYFSPNMSYTSSYRGFFNKTMPRFAPRAYRADDFNDPVHLQKISTLNTFIVEDLGAFEPESLSKDYTSDFYRINEWYSKWLPDRVGERHDTKTTYQVEIRYANNTNETFTFHGPPGNDENPGPVNWTRPYFDCGRLNKWLVGAVSPVADIFPRHTQFRHIEYPKYTAAVVMEMDYDRIDINQCPESQGNDKPNRFKATDRCKNETTECEPLHGWGFRRGGYQCRCKPGFRQPSLVRRPYLGEIVERATADQYFNNFDCLRIGWVQRLPVKWERSIPFIRALYMDQYYEYVNASTGPEALHTERPNVYEVLNFIRGVQPSNCSLYNPSDLFLNGDLAFGAEEQLENQAKMAVRMANFISAFLQVSDPQEVFSGTRVADKPLTEDQMIGETLALVLGDSKIWSAGIFWDRNKFTNRTFFAPFAYKTELNTRKYKLEDLARLNTTDELYTNKPWFQFLKQRWSTNFDNLEKNFLKMKIRDDEVGKYLKRYERYPTYYMSANLKHGHWTRPYFDCKGHLKQWVITYAAPFFGWDSVKVKLEFKGVVAVTMQLMSLDINQCPDKYYVPNAFKGTDKCDRKSSYCVPILGRGFEAGGYKCECLQGYEYPFEDEITYYDGQIMEAEFQNIIVDKETRIDMFKCRLAGAAAIQSSFAIVLAVLFLVYRLR is encoded by the exons ATGGATAAAACAAACTGCTCATTGTTGGTGATATCCCTGTGTGCATTGCTATGGGGTGTGGCCGGGCAATACGAGTGGCAGTTACGGGATGCTTTCGATGAAATTAGAGGCAGAATGGACAGAGTTTCCGCTGATAATTGCTATATCACACATTTGGATGATTTGTTTTTGCCCTCGGACTCTGTCTCACACCATCCGGACGTGAAAGAGATAAATATAAACCCAGTGTTTCCTAACCGGACTGCTATGCTTCATTTGCACAACATGGCTATGAATCGAGCCTTTTTCTGGAGCTACGTTCTCCAGTCTAGGTTTATCCGGCCGGCTATCAACGATACATATGACCCTGGAATGATGTATTACTTTCTTTCATCGGTAGCTGATGTTTCTGCTAACCCCTATATAAATGCTAGTGCGATATACTTTTCGCCCAACATGTCATATACGTCGTCGTACAGAGGATTCTTCAACAAGACTATGCCTAGATTTGCGCCTAGAGCTTATCGGGCAGATGATTTTAATGATCCTGTGCATCTACAAAAGATTTCGACGTTAAACACATTCATTGTTGAAGATCTTGGGGCCTTTGAACCTGAGAGTTTGTCGAAGGattatacgtcagatttttacCGTATTAATGAGTGGTACAGCAAATGGCTTCCAGATAGAGTTGGGGAGAGACATGATACAAAAACAACCTATCAGGTTGAAATCAGATACGCCAATAATACTAATGAAACATTTACTTTCCACGGACCTCCTGGGAATGATGAG AATCCAGGTCCTGTGAACTGGACCCGTCCATACTTCGACTGCGGGAGGCTGAACAAATGGCTGGTGGGTGCTGTGTCACCCGTCGCCGACATCTTCCCTCGGCACACGCAGTTCAGACATATTGAATATCCTAA GTACACAGCAGCGGTAGTGATGGAAATGGACTATGACAGGATAGATATAAACCAGTGCCCGGAGAGTCAGGGGAACGACAAGCCTAATAGATTCAAAGCAACCGATAGATGTAAAAATGAAACAACAGAG TGTGAGCCCCTCCACGGCTGGGGCTTCCGCCGCGGCGGCTACCAATGCCGCTGCAAGCCTGGCTTCCGGCAGCCGAGCCTCGTGCGCCGGCCCTACCTCGGCGAGATCGTGGAGCGAGCCACGGCCGACCAGTACTTCAACAATTTTGACTGTCTCCGCATCGGCT GGGTCCAACGTCTCCCTGTAAAGTGGGAGCGCTCCATCCCCTTCATCCGAGCGCTCTACATGGACCAGTATTATGAATATGTGAACGCCAGTACGGGCCCCGAAGCGCTGCACACTGAACGCCCCAATGTCTATGAGGTGCTCAACTTTATAAGGGGCGTGCAGCCCAGTAATTGTTCACT ATACAATCCTTCGGACTTATTCCTCAACGGTGACTTAGCGTTTGGGGCCGAGGAACAACTGGAGAATCAGGCCAAAATGGCCGTCCGCATGGCCAACTTCATCAGCGCCTTCCTCCAGGTCTCGGACCCTCAGGAGGTGTTCAGCGGTACCAGGGTCGCAGACAAGCCGCTGACTGAGGACCAGATGATTGGGGAAACGTTGGCTCTTGTTCTGGGGGATTCCAAGATCTGGTCGGCTG GTATATTCTGGGACAGAAACAAATTCACCAACCGGACATTCTTTGCCCCCTTTGCCTACAAGACTGAACTTAACACGAGAAAGTATAAACTCGAAGACCTTGCTAGGTTGAATACAACTG ATGAGCTCTATACAAACAAGCCATGGTTCCAATTTCTGAAACAACGCTGGTCCACAAACTTCGACAATTTGGAAAAGAATTTCCTCAAAATGAAAATTCGCGACGACGAAGTAGGGAAATACCTAAAGCGTTACGAGAGATACCCTACTTACTATATGTCGGCTAACCTGAAGCATGGACACTGGACGAGGCCGTATTTCGACTGTAAAGGACATCTGAAGCAATGGGTGATCACTTACGCTGCGCCTTTCTTCGGATGGGACAGTGTCAAAGTGAAATTGGAGTTCAA ggGTGTGGTAGCAGTGACTATGCAGCTTATGTCTCTGGATATTAATCAGTGTCCAGACAAGTACTACGTGCCTAACGCCTTTAAGGGAACCGACAAGTGCGACAGGAAATCATCTTAT TGCGTCCCAATCTTAGGCCGTGGGTTCGAAGCCGGCGGATACAAATGCGAGTGTCTCCAAGGCTACGAATACCCGTTCGAAGACGAAATCACATACTACGACGGTCAAATCATGGAGGCCGAGTTCCAGAACATTATAGTTGACAAAGAAACACGTATAGACATGTTCAAGTGCAGGTTAGCGGGGGCGGCGGCTATACAGAGCAGCTTTGCTATAGTTTTAGCTGTTCTCTTCTTGGTATACAGGTTGAGGTAA